Proteins from a genomic interval of Opitutales bacterium:
- a CDS encoding sigma-54-dependent Fis family transcriptional regulator, translating into MIASLLIVDDEKHTREGLGLNFEDRYDVYLAANAQEAFNLMESQPFDVVLTDLRMAGKSGLTVIDKCLKMPNPPVCIMMTAYGSVDTAVKAMKRGAFDFLPKPVNLEKLEILIQRALESRNLKEENVQLHERLDKKYQFTSIVGDSPALNQVIETVKQVAPTKATVLLTGETGTGKELFAQAIHQNSERNRGPFLAVNCAALAANLLESELFGHEKGAFTGAMERRIGRFEAADGGTLFLDEIGEIDASTQVKLLRFLESRSFERLGSQKPIAVDVRLVFATNKNLADMVRTGDFREDLYYRLNVVEITLPPLREREEDIFPLLEHFIGFYAQENRLNPVKLTEGAVRVLAAYRWPGNIRELRNFCENLVVLKSGKTIQEYDLDAKYLGSGLVVDSPQQSLVQSGGLSVSQGVGDSHDGPSLSKSENEKRLLRNALMQARGNRTQAAELMGISRRTLHRKLLQWPELDPKSD; encoded by the coding sequence ATGATAGCCAGCTTGCTCATAGTAGATGATGAAAAGCACACCCGTGAGGGCTTGGGCCTCAATTTCGAGGATAGGTATGATGTCTATCTTGCTGCAAATGCGCAGGAAGCGTTTAACCTTATGGAAAGTCAGCCTTTCGATGTTGTGCTGACTGATTTGCGTATGGCGGGAAAGAGTGGTCTGACGGTGATCGACAAGTGTCTGAAAATGCCGAACCCACCCGTCTGCATTATGATGACTGCCTATGGCAGTGTAGACACTGCGGTGAAGGCTATGAAGCGGGGGGCTTTTGATTTTTTACCCAAGCCGGTAAATCTGGAAAAGCTGGAGATATTGATTCAACGGGCTCTGGAATCGCGCAATCTCAAAGAAGAAAACGTCCAGCTACACGAGCGGTTGGACAAGAAATACCAATTCACATCGATCGTCGGAGACAGCCCTGCCCTGAATCAGGTGATAGAGACTGTAAAACAAGTCGCACCCACCAAAGCGACTGTTCTGCTCACCGGTGAGACCGGAACCGGTAAGGAACTGTTTGCCCAGGCCATCCACCAAAATAGCGAACGCAACCGTGGGCCATTCCTAGCTGTCAATTGCGCAGCGCTCGCAGCGAATCTTTTAGAAAGTGAGCTTTTTGGTCATGAAAAAGGTGCATTCACCGGCGCTATGGAACGACGTATCGGCCGCTTTGAGGCGGCGGATGGCGGCACGCTCTTTTTGGACGAGATTGGCGAGATCGATGCGTCAACCCAGGTCAAACTCCTGCGTTTCCTTGAATCCCGCAGTTTCGAACGTCTCGGTAGCCAAAAACCGATTGCTGTCGATGTCCGCTTAGTTTTTGCGACAAACAAGAATCTCGCCGATATGGTACGCACAGGCGATTTCCGTGAGGATCTCTATTATCGCCTCAATGTAGTCGAGATCACGCTGCCGCCTCTGCGCGAACGGGAGGAGGATATCTTTCCGCTGCTCGAACACTTCATTGGATTTTATGCACAGGAAAATCGGTTGAATCCGGTCAAGCTTACTGAAGGCGCTGTGCGCGTCTTAGCTGCCTATCGATGGCCTGGAAACATTCGAGAATTGCGCAATTTCTGCGAAAACCTGGTGGTGCTGAAGTCCGGGAAGACCATTCAGGAATACGATCTCGATGCGAAATACCTCGGTTCGGGACTCGTCGTCGATTCACCGCAGCAATCATTAGTTCAGTCCGGCGGTCTGAGTGTGTCGCAAGGTGTTGGCGATTCGCACGACGGGCCATCGCTTTCTAAGTCTGAAAACGAGAAGCGGCTGCTGCGGAATGCACTCATGCAAGCGCGTGGAAATCGGACACAAGCGGCAGAACTCATGGGTATCAGTCGACGCACCCTGCACC
- the speA gene encoding biosynthetic arginine decarboxylase codes for MSERAWDRVAAKKLYAVDEWGRGFFDISDRGEVLVFPKREQTPDDPGISLMEIVSGLKDRGIAAPVLLRFPDILDARLKAMYSAFQNAMSAFGYQGSYRGVYPIKVNQQQQVIEEITSFGEDLGHGLEAGSKAELLAALTYLKNPGSLLICNGYKDQEFIDLALCGQKIGLYPMLVVETPREVSILIERSRAMGVRPHIGVRVKLTSKASGYWSDTGGDRSVFGLNTAQTMRVVDQLRSVGMLDCLELLHYHLGSQVPDIRDIRNSVLEACRTYAGLVKEGAGMKFLDLGGGLAVDYDGSKSSAVSSANYSLSEYCRDVVEVVQSVMDEHEIDHPVIVTEAGRATVAFYSVLLFNVLDVSKFDEDRCAELLPDDVEDLHTSTRNLNEVLKKLTPETIQESYNNAFYYRDELRELFKHGSISLRERSVAEALFWSIITQVAKICRTLEYVPEPLQELDASIADIYYGNFSVFQSLPDAWAIDQFFPIIPIHKHNEEPTRNAVISDITCDCDGRIDQFKIEQEITSTLRLHDWKPGDAYFLGAFLVGAYQETLGDLHNLLGDTNVVSIRLDDDGSYTLTSEIEGDSVSDVLSYVEYDPRAMIRTFREKAEAAVRSKLITSKERKSLISLFEVGMRGYTYHED; via the coding sequence ATGAGTGAACGAGCCTGGGATCGCGTCGCGGCCAAGAAACTCTATGCGGTAGACGAATGGGGGCGCGGTTTTTTCGACATCTCGGATAGGGGCGAAGTGCTCGTCTTTCCAAAAAGAGAGCAGACTCCGGACGATCCGGGTATCTCACTCATGGAGATCGTGAGTGGTCTCAAAGACCGGGGGATCGCAGCTCCGGTTTTGTTGCGTTTTCCCGATATCCTCGATGCACGTCTGAAGGCCATGTATAGCGCATTTCAAAATGCTATGAGTGCCTTTGGCTATCAGGGCTCCTATCGTGGCGTTTACCCAATAAAGGTAAACCAGCAGCAACAGGTCATTGAAGAGATTACGAGCTTCGGGGAGGACTTGGGCCATGGCCTCGAGGCGGGGTCGAAGGCAGAGCTTTTGGCAGCGCTGACCTACCTCAAAAATCCTGGTTCGCTGCTGATCTGCAATGGTTATAAAGACCAGGAGTTTATAGATCTCGCTCTGTGTGGCCAAAAAATCGGGCTGTATCCTATGTTGGTCGTAGAGACGCCGCGTGAGGTCAGCATTCTTATTGAACGCTCGCGAGCGATGGGCGTGCGGCCGCATATCGGGGTGCGCGTGAAGCTTACTTCGAAGGCCAGTGGTTACTGGTCCGATACGGGGGGTGATCGTTCCGTTTTTGGACTCAATACTGCGCAGACGATGCGGGTGGTGGATCAACTGCGTTCTGTCGGCATGCTCGATTGCCTCGAATTGCTGCACTATCATCTGGGGAGTCAGGTGCCGGATATCAGAGACATCCGTAATTCTGTACTGGAAGCCTGTAGGACTTACGCCGGTTTGGTGAAAGAGGGTGCAGGTATGAAATTTCTCGATCTCGGAGGAGGGCTTGCGGTCGATTATGATGGCTCAAAGAGCAGCGCGGTGAGCTCGGCTAACTATTCGTTGAGTGAGTATTGTCGGGATGTCGTTGAGGTAGTTCAGTCTGTTATGGACGAACATGAGATCGACCATCCTGTCATTGTCACAGAAGCGGGTCGGGCGACGGTAGCATTTTACTCAGTGCTTTTGTTCAATGTCTTGGATGTATCTAAGTTTGACGAAGATCGTTGTGCTGAGCTGTTGCCGGATGATGTTGAGGATCTTCATACTTCGACAAGAAACCTGAACGAGGTTCTCAAGAAACTGACTCCTGAGACTATTCAGGAGAGTTACAACAACGCCTTTTATTACCGTGACGAGCTGCGGGAGTTATTTAAACACGGCTCAATCTCGCTACGTGAACGTTCCGTGGCTGAAGCATTGTTTTGGAGTATTATTACCCAGGTTGCGAAAATTTGCCGTACCCTCGAGTATGTGCCGGAACCGCTTCAGGAGCTGGATGCGTCTATAGCTGATATTTACTATGGTAATTTCTCTGTCTTTCAGTCCCTTCCTGATGCCTGGGCCATTGATCAGTTTTTCCCGATCATTCCGATCCACAAACATAACGAGGAGCCGACACGCAATGCGGTGATTTCAGATATCACTTGTGACTGTGATGGCCGTATAGACCAATTTAAGATCGAGCAAGAGATCACCTCGACCCTGCGCTTGCACGACTGGAAACCCGGTGATGCGTATTTTCTCGGGGCTTTTCTAGTCGGGGCGTATCAAGAGACGCTAGGCGATTTACACAATCTCTTGGGCGATACGAATGTCGTGAGTATACGTCTGGATGATGACGGAAGCTACACCCTGACGAGCGAAATCGAGGGGGATTCGGTATCTGACGTGTTGTCGTATGTGGAATACGATCCCCGTGCGATGATCCGAACATTCCGCGAAAAGGCCGAGGCGGCAGTCCGGTCAAAGCTGATCACGAGCAAAGAGCGCAAAAGCTTGATCTCGCTGTTTGAGGTGGGGATGCGTGGGTATACTTACCACGAGGATTGA